The following coding sequences are from one Triticum aestivum cultivar Chinese Spring chromosome 5A, IWGSC CS RefSeq v2.1, whole genome shotgun sequence window:
- the LOC606312 gene encoding histone H1-like yields MSTEVAAADIPVPQVEVAADAAVDTPAAKPAKAPKAAKAKKSTGPKKPRVTPAHPSYAEMVSEAIAALKERSGSSTIAIGKFIEDKHKAHLPANFRKILLTQIKKLVAAGKLTKVKGSYKLAKAPAAVKPKTATKKKPAAKPKAKAPAKKTAAKSPAKKAAAKPKAKAPAKAKAVAKPKAASKPKAAAKPKAKAAAKKAPAAATPKKPAAARKPPTKRATPVKKAAPAKKPAAKKAKK; encoded by the exons ATGTCGACTGAAGTGGCTGCTGCTGACATCCCGGTGCCTCAGGTGGAGGTAGCCGCCGACGCCGCCGTTGACACGCCGGCGGCGAAGCCGGCCAAGGCGCCCAAGGCGGCCAAGGCCAAGAAGTCCACTGGCCCGAAGAAGCCCCGCGTCACCCCGGCCCACCCGTCCTACGCCGAG ATGGTGTCGGAGGCGATCGCCGCCCTGAAGGAGAGGAGCGGGTCGAGCACCATCGCGATCGGCAAGTTCATCGAGGACAAGCACAAGGCGCACCTCCCGGCCAACTTCCGCAAGATCCTGCTCACCCAGATCAAGAAGCTCGTCGCCGCTGGCAAGCTGACCAAGGTCAAGGGCTCCTACAAGCTGGCCAAGGCCCCCGCCGCCGTCAAGCCCAAGACGGCCACCAAGAAGAAGCCGGCCGCCAAGCCCAAGGCCAAGGCGCCAGCCAAGAAGACTGCCGCCAAGTCCCCGGCCAAGAAGGCCGCCGcgaagcccaaggccaaggccccAGCCAAGGCCAAGGCCGTCGCGAAGCCCAAGGCAGCATCCAAGCCTAAGGCGGCCGCCAAGCCCAAGGCCAAGGCTGCCGCCAAGAAGGCGCCGGCCGCCGCGACCCCCAAgaagcccgccgccgcccggaagCCGCCCACCAAGCGCGCGACGCCGGTGAAGAAGGCGGCCCCCGCCAAGAAGCCCGCGGCCAAGAAGGCCAAGAAGTAG